A single Symbiobacterium thermophilum IAM 14863 DNA region contains:
- a CDS encoding redox-sensing transcriptional repressor Rex gives MRRTNIPDAAIRRLPVYLRVVSDLAAADVPIVSSAELAEKTGLSPEQIRKDLAYFGAFGTRGVGYDTAMLSRRIARILGLHRGVKAALVGFGHLGYALARYSLTQHKDIVIAAIFDVDPEKVGQEILGVRVQHVSEMVETCRQQGVKIGIITVPASSAQQTAELLKAGGVEAILNFAPAKLNVDGVFVQNIDLTIELQSLAYYTSASEDDTAEE, from the coding sequence ATGCGACGGACCAACATTCCTGATGCTGCCATCCGGCGATTGCCCGTGTACCTGCGGGTCGTCAGCGATCTGGCCGCCGCTGATGTTCCCATCGTCTCGTCGGCAGAGCTGGCCGAAAAGACCGGGCTCTCCCCGGAACAGATCCGGAAGGACCTCGCCTACTTCGGCGCCTTCGGGACCCGCGGGGTGGGCTATGACACCGCCATGCTCAGCCGCCGGATCGCACGCATCCTGGGCCTTCACCGCGGTGTCAAGGCCGCGCTGGTCGGCTTCGGCCACCTGGGCTACGCCCTCGCCCGGTACTCGCTCACCCAACACAAGGATATCGTCATCGCAGCGATCTTCGATGTGGATCCCGAGAAGGTCGGGCAGGAGATCCTGGGCGTCCGGGTGCAGCACGTGTCCGAGATGGTCGAGACCTGCCGGCAGCAGGGCGTGAAGATCGGCATCATCACGGTGCCGGCGTCCTCGGCCCAGCAGACGGCCGAGCTGCTGAAGGCGGGCGGCGTCGAGGCCATCCTGAACTTTGCGCCCGCGAAGCTGAACGTGGACGGCGTGTTCGTGCAGAACATCGATCTGACCATCGAACTGCAGAGCCTGGCCTATTACACCTCGGCCAGCGAGGACGACACGGCCGAGGAGTAG
- the cdaA gene encoding diadenylate cyclase CdaA: MAPVDLTSVVNFLAGLGVRSLWDVFRTVLDISLVAYLFYKLFSLIRGTRAVPLINGVIILVVALQVAEALRFYTIQFILENVFIAASVALPIIFQPELRRALEHLGRGRLIKTSFRVDEFGDEERVRMIDQVVRAAEILGRTKTGALIVIERETGLNEFIDSGIKLDALVSAELLVNIFVEKTPLHDGAAVIRQNRVAAAACWLPLAEATVLPHELGTRHRAAVGITEQSDCVVVVVSEETGVISVAVQRQLTRNLDEKSLRELLLKLTEGNRRPGPVRGLFNWGASS; the protein is encoded by the coding sequence GTGGCTCCTGTAGACCTGACCAGTGTCGTCAACTTCCTGGCCGGCCTGGGTGTGCGGTCGCTGTGGGACGTCTTCCGCACCGTGCTGGACATCAGCCTGGTCGCGTATCTTTTTTATAAGTTATTCTCCCTGATACGCGGCACCCGGGCGGTGCCCCTGATCAACGGCGTCATCATCCTGGTGGTCGCGCTCCAGGTGGCCGAGGCCCTGCGCTTTTATACCATTCAGTTCATCCTGGAGAACGTGTTCATCGCCGCGTCCGTTGCCTTGCCCATCATCTTTCAACCGGAGCTCCGCCGGGCCCTGGAGCACCTCGGCCGGGGCCGGCTGATCAAGACGAGCTTCCGGGTGGATGAGTTCGGCGACGAGGAGCGGGTGCGCATGATCGACCAGGTCGTGCGCGCCGCCGAGATTCTCGGGCGCACCAAAACGGGCGCCCTGATCGTCATTGAGCGGGAGACTGGCCTCAACGAGTTCATCGACTCCGGCATCAAGCTCGATGCGCTGGTCTCGGCGGAGCTGCTGGTCAACATCTTCGTGGAGAAGACCCCGCTGCACGACGGCGCCGCCGTCATCCGGCAGAACCGCGTCGCGGCCGCTGCCTGCTGGCTGCCGCTGGCCGAGGCCACCGTCCTGCCGCACGAGCTGGGCACCCGCCACCGGGCTGCGGTCGGGATCACCGAACAGAGCGACTGCGTCGTGGTGGTGGTGTCGGAAGAGACGGGCGTGATCTCGGTGGCGGTGCAGCGTCAGCTCACCCGGAACCTGGACGAGAAGTCCCTGCGGGAGCTGCTGCTGAAGCTGACGGAGGGCAACAGGCGGCCTGGACCGGTGCGGGGCCTCTTTAACTGGGGGGCTTCGTCATGA
- a CDS encoding gluconeogenesis factor YvcK family protein, producing the protein MRILRWFAPGLHIKRWLLVAVLGVALVVVGLSLTLRINLYRLLGAWLVENVAASRAVFYTGPVVAGVAALALGLVLTWVGISRLVNSVLSTLTAREEDVADAFLERRLLVRGPRVVAVGGGTGLPATLRGMKNYTANISAVVTVADDGGSSGRLRTEFGILPPGDIRNCLIALADIEPLMERLFQYRFTNGEGLAGHPFGNLFILAMSETTGDFYQAVKAASEVLAVRGRVLPSTLDHVVLRAELADGRMVSGESAIGRAGSPIRRVFLDPADPGGKIAALDDVLSAIAEAELIVLGPGSLYTSIMPNLLVPGVADAIRRSPALKIYVCNIMTEPGETDGFKVSDHMKALIDHGGFGLFDVCLVNTRQVPARLRERYREEGAEPVVLDPAAQRMGVQVVARDLLRIEGDYVRHDPEKLAQAIGHVFLARRPHVGRTPWEFFLFRQRLRERSRQEGVG; encoded by the coding sequence ATGCGCATCCTGCGCTGGTTCGCGCCCGGCCTTCACATCAAGCGGTGGCTGCTGGTGGCGGTCCTCGGCGTCGCACTGGTGGTGGTGGGCCTTTCCCTGACCCTGCGGATCAACCTGTACCGGCTCCTGGGTGCGTGGCTGGTGGAGAACGTCGCGGCCAGCCGGGCCGTGTTCTACACGGGGCCGGTGGTGGCCGGCGTCGCCGCGCTGGCCCTGGGGCTCGTGCTCACCTGGGTCGGCATCAGCCGCCTGGTGAACTCCGTGCTGTCCACCCTGACGGCCCGGGAAGAGGATGTGGCGGACGCTTTCCTGGAGCGCCGCCTCCTGGTGCGCGGACCGCGCGTAGTGGCCGTCGGCGGCGGGACCGGGCTCCCGGCCACGCTGCGGGGCATGAAGAACTACACCGCCAACATCTCGGCCGTGGTGACGGTGGCGGACGACGGCGGTTCGTCGGGCCGGCTGCGCACTGAGTTCGGCATCCTGCCGCCTGGCGACATCCGCAACTGCCTGATCGCCCTGGCGGACATCGAGCCGCTGATGGAGCGGCTGTTCCAGTACCGCTTCACCAACGGGGAAGGGCTGGCCGGCCATCCCTTCGGCAACCTGTTCATCCTCGCGATGTCCGAGACGACCGGCGACTTCTACCAGGCGGTCAAGGCCGCGAGCGAGGTGCTGGCCGTGCGCGGCCGGGTCCTGCCGTCCACGCTGGATCACGTCGTGCTGCGGGCGGAGCTGGCCGACGGGCGGATGGTGTCCGGCGAGTCGGCTATCGGCAGGGCCGGCAGCCCCATCCGGCGCGTCTTCCTGGATCCGGCGGACCCGGGCGGGAAGATCGCCGCCCTGGACGACGTGCTGTCCGCCATCGCGGAGGCCGAGCTGATCGTCCTGGGCCCGGGCAGCCTCTACACCTCCATCATGCCGAACCTGTTGGTGCCCGGGGTGGCCGATGCGATCCGGCGCTCGCCGGCGTTGAAGATCTACGTCTGTAATATCATGACCGAGCCCGGGGAGACCGACGGGTTCAAGGTCTCGGACCATATGAAGGCGCTGATCGACCACGGCGGTTTCGGGCTGTTCGACGTCTGCCTCGTCAACACCCGGCAGGTGCCCGCGCGGCTGCGCGAGCGGTACCGGGAGGAGGGCGCGGAGCCCGTCGTCCTCGACCCGGCAGCTCAGCGGATGGGCGTTCAGGTGGTCGCGCGCGACCTGTTGCGGATCGAGGGGGACTACGTGCGGCACGACCCGGAGAAGCTGGCCCAGGCGATCGGGCACGTGTTCCTGGCCAGGCGGCCGCACGTGGGGCGCACTCCCTGGGAGTTCTTTCTGTTCCGACAGCGGCTGCGGGAGCGTTCCCGCCAGGAGGGGGTTGGGTAG
- a CDS encoding RNA polymerase sigma factor, whose protein sequence is MDAFAALVERHKGRVYRTLYQVVGDAADAQDLAQEVFVKVFRNLGSYRGDAAFTTWLHRVTLNVAFDWLRARKRRPLTVPLEPPPGEEEHRQADLPSPEAGPEELTLREERRRRLRDAIDRLSPDYKEVVLLYHFYHLSYQQIADRLGVPVRTVETRLYRARANLKRMLVSWEGGERVEVQRCAPAPGSVLG, encoded by the coding sequence CACCCTTTATCAGGTGGTGGGCGACGCTGCGGACGCGCAGGACCTGGCGCAGGAGGTGTTCGTCAAGGTCTTCCGCAACCTGGGCAGTTACCGGGGCGATGCCGCCTTCACCACCTGGCTCCACCGGGTCACCTTGAACGTGGCCTTTGACTGGCTGCGGGCCCGCAAGCGAAGACCGCTCACCGTGCCGCTGGAGCCGCCGCCCGGTGAGGAGGAGCATCGGCAGGCCGATCTGCCCAGCCCCGAGGCGGGGCCCGAGGAGCTTACCCTAAGGGAAGAGCGGCGCCGGCGGCTGCGGGACGCCATCGACCGGCTGTCGCCGGACTACAAAGAGGTTGTGCTGCTCTACCACTTCTACCACCTGAGCTATCAGCAGATCGCGGACCGGCTCGGTGTTCCGGTGCGCACGGTGGAGACCCGCCTGTACCGGGCCAGGGCGAACCTGAAACGGATGCTGGTCAGCTGGGAAGGAGGTGAGCGCGTTGAAGTGCAGCGATGTGCTCCGGCGCCTGGAAGCGTACTGGGATGA
- a CDS encoding anti-sigma factor family protein — protein MKCSDVLRRLEAYWDDELTEAERADFDAHLRSCGECRDLVEGRDLLADLEDPELAQLVLNEPPPLPEDFTARVMARVEAERPRPFALLWPWLQGHWSVHQYASVAYALAATLVVVSLGNRFFLWSQATDRLAVWTAKGQAYWAAIQAWSGPLSERLLSMWYALTAFLY, from the coding sequence TTGAAGTGCAGCGATGTGCTCCGGCGCCTGGAAGCGTACTGGGATGACGAGCTCACGGAGGCGGAGCGGGCGGACTTCGACGCGCACCTCCGGAGCTGCGGTGAGTGCCGGGACCTCGTGGAGGGCCGGGATCTGCTCGCCGACCTCGAGGACCCCGAGCTGGCGCAGCTGGTGCTGAACGAACCCCCGCCCCTGCCCGAGGACTTCACCGCGCGGGTCATGGCGCGGGTGGAGGCCGAACGGCCGCGGCCCTTCGCCCTGCTCTGGCCCTGGCTGCAGGGGCACTGGTCGGTTCACCAGTACGCCAGCGTCGCCTACGCCCTGGCGGCCACTCTTGTGGTAGTTTCGCTGGGCAACCGGTTTTTCCTCTGGAGCCAGGCCACCGACCGGCTCGCGGTCTGGACCGCGAAGGGGCAGGCGTACTGGGCCGCCATCCAGGCCTGGTCGGGACCGCTGTCTGAGCGGCTGCTCAGCATGTGGTACGCGCTGACGGCGTTTCTGTACTGA
- a CDS encoding CdaR family protein produces MIRRLLALLRHDFWLKLLSLAVAVLLWAMVVQDYNKVTSVTFDVPLEVISHPEYEIYEGRRDLETEVEVRVTGPNLLVSSLKADDLRAWVDYRTVQQAGRAQEVRVQVSGPPRYEGQVEYRANPATVTVTLVENRTLTVPVAVTPESGIVAVGDREFRYTAVPVNGTIFVSGRADYLGLVRSAVVALQGADLEPPLQDGRLTETRTRLQKAVRLVDAVMQPVEKLAEHYAEVEITWEELPPGKRVAVSPQTVGELPPGFELAGVSVSPAEVTIRSATLDGSLPQVSAVQTEPVDLSGQTQSFTTVARLVAPAGTSLAQTSVEVAVSIREVSAEKLFGAVPIAVQNAPEGLEVTLSQGTVEVRLTGRYTLVHPLDASAVIAYVDVAGLGPGTHRLPVKVIYPPEIVETAIDPAVIEVTISPAEIE; encoded by the coding sequence ATGATCCGGCGGCTGCTTGCCCTTCTGCGGCACGACTTCTGGCTGAAGCTGCTCTCGCTCGCCGTGGCCGTCCTGCTCTGGGCCATGGTGGTGCAGGACTACAACAAGGTGACGTCGGTGACCTTCGACGTTCCGCTCGAAGTGATCTCCCATCCGGAGTATGAGATCTATGAGGGCCGCCGGGACCTGGAGACCGAGGTGGAGGTGCGGGTCACCGGCCCCAACCTGCTGGTCTCGTCGCTGAAGGCCGACGACCTCCGGGCATGGGTGGACTACAGGACCGTGCAGCAGGCGGGCCGGGCACAGGAGGTCCGGGTCCAGGTGTCGGGACCTCCCCGCTACGAGGGTCAGGTGGAGTACCGGGCCAACCCTGCGACCGTGACCGTCACGCTGGTGGAGAACCGTACCCTGACCGTGCCGGTGGCGGTTACGCCCGAGTCGGGGATCGTGGCCGTGGGCGACCGGGAGTTCCGCTACACCGCCGTTCCGGTGAACGGCACGATCTTCGTGTCCGGCCGGGCGGACTACCTTGGCCTGGTGCGCAGCGCGGTGGTTGCGCTCCAGGGGGCGGATCTGGAGCCGCCCCTTCAGGACGGCAGGCTGACGGAGACCCGGACGCGCCTCCAGAAGGCGGTCCGGCTCGTAGACGCGGTGATGCAGCCGGTGGAGAAGCTGGCCGAGCACTACGCCGAGGTGGAGATCACGTGGGAGGAGCTGCCGCCCGGCAAGCGGGTGGCGGTGTCGCCCCAGACCGTCGGGGAGCTGCCGCCCGGGTTTGAGCTGGCCGGGGTGAGCGTGAGCCCGGCTGAGGTCACCATCCGGTCCGCGACCCTGGACGGCAGCCTGCCGCAGGTGTCTGCGGTCCAGACCGAGCCGGTGGACCTTTCGGGCCAGACCCAGAGCTTCACCACGGTGGCCCGGCTGGTGGCCCCGGCGGGCACGAGCCTGGCGCAGACCTCCGTCGAGGTTGCGGTGTCGATTCGCGAGGTCAGCGCGGAGAAGCTGTTCGGCGCGGTGCCCATCGCGGTGCAGAACGCCCCCGAGGGGTTGGAGGTGACCCTGAGCCAGGGCACCGTCGAGGTGCGGCTCACGGGCCGCTACACGCTGGTGCATCCCCTGGACGCCAGCGCGGTGATCGCCTACGTGGACGTGGCCGGGCTGGGCCCCGGCACGCACCGGTTGCCGGTGAAGGTGATCTACCCGCCCGAGATCGTCGAGACGGCCATCGATCCGGCGGTCATCGAGGTCACCATTTCCCCCGCTGAAATCGAGTAG
- a CDS encoding class II aldolase/adducin family protein, which produces MAVYRAQGVWPGEAEGRIVWVDPEWQPERAGCADRPAEIGRLREAVGRALHDLDAWMDRQPTLGGRVLLQHCREALQDPAFMERVTMLIDQHGLTAPAALMEAASLVGGIMARSEELRERAAALRQTARWLARRLDGAAHPEDAILASRAFSALELLDRTRPAVMAAGEPVVVGDAPLLWGVDAVAPEWAGRPARIRGGTLILGEEDEAGGLLHEAARRAVLAVARRMKAEGLVRMKEGNVSCRIPGTSLFAVTPSGLPYESLEPADICILDLDGRVVDARRRPSTETALHRFVYRRRPDVGGVVHTHSLHATAFACTGREIPVISTELAALVGAEVPCAPYAPAGTERLAEVVAEALGDEGAAALLQNHGVVTVGETVEQAYAAAVAVEVAAQVFLLARQLGEPIVLPPEERRRIFRSMRTGYGQPREA; this is translated from the coding sequence ATGGCCGTTTACCGTGCGCAGGGGGTATGGCCCGGAGAGGCTGAAGGCCGCATCGTCTGGGTGGATCCGGAGTGGCAGCCGGAGCGGGCCGGGTGCGCGGACAGGCCCGCGGAGATCGGGCGGCTGCGGGAGGCGGTCGGCCGCGCGCTGCACGACCTGGACGCCTGGATGGACCGGCAGCCGACCCTCGGGGGGCGGGTGCTGCTGCAGCACTGCCGCGAGGCCCTTCAGGACCCGGCCTTCATGGAGCGGGTCACCATGCTGATCGACCAGCACGGCCTGACGGCCCCGGCCGCGCTGATGGAGGCGGCTTCCCTGGTGGGCGGCATCATGGCCCGCAGCGAAGAGCTGCGGGAGCGGGCGGCAGCCTTGCGGCAGACGGCCCGCTGGCTCGCCCGTCGGCTGGACGGCGCCGCGCACCCCGAGGATGCCATCCTCGCGAGCCGCGCCTTCTCGGCGCTGGAGCTCCTCGACCGCACGCGGCCGGCCGTGATGGCCGCCGGCGAGCCGGTGGTGGTGGGCGACGCGCCGCTGCTCTGGGGCGTGGACGCGGTGGCGCCGGAGTGGGCCGGCAGGCCGGCCCGGATCCGCGGCGGCACGCTGATCCTCGGCGAGGAGGACGAGGCCGGCGGCCTCCTGCACGAGGCCGCGCGGCGGGCGGTCCTGGCCGTTGCCCGCCGCATGAAGGCGGAGGGGTTGGTGCGGATGAAGGAGGGCAACGTCTCCTGCCGCATCCCGGGAACCTCCCTGTTCGCGGTCACCCCCAGCGGCCTGCCCTACGAATCGCTGGAACCGGCGGACATCTGCATCCTGGACCTGGACGGACGGGTGGTGGACGCGCGGCGGCGGCCCTCCACGGAAACGGCTCTGCACCGGTTTGTCTACCGGCGGCGTCCGGACGTGGGCGGGGTGGTGCACACCCACTCCCTCCACGCGACGGCCTTTGCCTGCACCGGGCGGGAGATCCCCGTGATCTCCACGGAGCTGGCCGCGCTGGTGGGGGCGGAGGTCCCCTGTGCGCCGTACGCCCCCGCCGGCACGGAGCGGCTCGCGGAGGTGGTCGCGGAGGCCCTGGGCGACGAGGGCGCCGCCGCGCTGCTGCAGAACCACGGCGTTGTCACGGTCGGGGAGACGGTGGAGCAGGCCTACGCGGCCGCGGTGGCGGTGGAGGTGGCCGCGCAGGTCTTCCTGCTGGCGCGGCAGTTGGGGGAGCCGATCGTTCTTCCGCCGGAGGAGCGTCGACGCATCTTCCGCTCCATGCGCACCGGCTACGGGCAGCCCCGGGAGGCATAG
- a CDS encoding polyprenyl synthetase family protein, giving the protein MSSQPLAGNIRPLDVFSSIADDLRQVETAIEAALSTQETMLEEVSTHLLRSGGKRIRPALVILASRFPGVELKQVIDVAVAVELIHMATLVHDDVVDNADLRRGRPTVNALWNNQVSVLTGDYLFAKAFTLLADTGNNRVVRLMSEVVREMSQGELAQMASYFDVEQTEEDYYRRIARKTGYLIAEACRLGAVMAGVGEEQVQAVYDYGMGVGLSFQIADDLLDFFGDEETVGKPVCGDLKIGILTLPVIHGLAHAPRRAELRELILSRSIDDTAVARVKEILTESGSFDYARGKAREHIEKAVRALDHVPTLATRPALKTLAEFVINRKF; this is encoded by the coding sequence GTGAGTTCGCAACCGCTCGCCGGCAATATCAGGCCGCTCGACGTCTTCTCATCCATCGCCGATGACCTGCGGCAGGTGGAGACTGCCATTGAAGCGGCGCTTTCGACGCAGGAGACGATGCTGGAAGAGGTCTCGACCCATCTCTTGCGGTCGGGCGGGAAGCGCATTCGCCCGGCGCTGGTGATCCTGGCCAGCCGCTTCCCCGGGGTGGAACTGAAGCAGGTCATCGACGTGGCGGTGGCGGTGGAACTCATTCACATGGCCACCCTGGTCCACGACGACGTGGTGGACAACGCCGACCTGCGGCGCGGGCGGCCGACCGTCAACGCGCTCTGGAACAACCAGGTGTCGGTCCTCACGGGTGACTACCTCTTCGCCAAGGCGTTCACCCTGCTGGCCGACACCGGCAACAACCGCGTCGTCCGGCTCATGTCCGAAGTGGTTCGGGAGATGAGCCAGGGGGAGCTTGCCCAGATGGCCTCCTACTTTGACGTGGAGCAGACGGAGGAGGATTACTACCGCCGGATCGCCCGCAAGACGGGCTACCTGATCGCCGAGGCCTGCCGCCTCGGGGCGGTTATGGCCGGGGTCGGAGAGGAGCAGGTGCAGGCCGTCTACGATTACGGCATGGGCGTCGGGCTCAGCTTTCAGATCGCCGACGACCTCCTTGACTTCTTCGGGGACGAGGAGACGGTGGGCAAGCCGGTCTGCGGCGACCTCAAGATCGGCATCCTGACGTTGCCGGTGATTCACGGCCTGGCGCATGCCCCGCGCCGGGCCGAGCTGCGGGAGCTGATCCTGAGCCGGTCGATCGATGATACCGCGGTCGCGCGCGTCAAGGAGATCCTGACGGAGTCCGGCTCCTTCGACTACGCCCGCGGGAAGGCGCGGGAGCACATCGAGAAGGCCGTGCGGGCCCTGGACCATGTGCCGACGCTGGCGACCCGGCCGGCCCTCAAGACCCTCGCTGAGTTTGTCATCAACCGGAAGTTCTGA
- a CDS encoding histidinol-phosphatase yields MRIIADLHVQVRRGPAEGPVAAQVSAALVRGLEAVALFAPHSPAALPVLRAVRAIDARTPTLRVLSGVSCRILSPEGDLRLHTRAGREHDLVLAVAAPQVATALARWVPRYRPAARRALTDAVVAAVYRHDVDLVALPARPEVDPAEVARALRDRGVALEVCARRPRPPAALLRQLARLGVRFAVTSGAGRPEEVGDCGAAVALLAAAGVPPEQVVNSDRGGLTEWLAARRRLSDPGGWADWSRQGGTEGRERPGGRERRPGDWADWSAQGGEIH; encoded by the coding sequence TTGCGGATCATCGCGGATCTCCATGTACAGGTGCGCAGGGGTCCGGCCGAGGGCCCTGTGGCGGCGCAGGTGAGCGCGGCGCTCGTCCGGGGCCTGGAGGCCGTGGCCCTTTTCGCGCCCCACTCCCCGGCTGCGCTTCCGGTGCTCCGGGCGGTCCGGGCGATCGACGCGCGCACGCCGACCCTGCGGGTGCTGTCGGGCGTGTCGTGCCGCATCCTCTCGCCGGAGGGCGACCTGCGGCTGCACACCCGGGCCGGGCGGGAGCACGACCTGGTCCTGGCGGTGGCCGCGCCGCAGGTGGCGACGGCCCTGGCCCGGTGGGTTCCCCGTTACCGCCCGGCGGCCCGCCGGGCGCTCACGGACGCGGTGGTCGCGGCCGTCTACCGGCACGACGTCGACCTCGTCGCCTTGCCGGCGCGGCCTGAGGTGGATCCGGCCGAGGTTGCGCGCGCCCTCCGGGACCGGGGGGTTGCACTGGAGGTGTGCGCCCGGCGTCCCCGACCGCCGGCGGCTCTGCTCCGGCAGCTCGCACGCCTGGGCGTGCGGTTCGCCGTCACCTCGGGGGCCGGCCGGCCGGAGGAGGTGGGCGACTGCGGCGCGGCGGTGGCGCTGCTCGCTGCAGCCGGCGTCCCGCCGGAGCAGGTGGTGAACAGCGATCGGGGCGGCCTGACGGAGTGGCTGGCGGCGCGGCGCCGCCTGTCCGATCCCGGCGGATGGGCCGACTGGTCGCGCCAGGGAGGCACGGAGGGGCGGGAGCGCCCCGGCGGCCGGGAGCGGCGTCCCGGCGATTGGGCGGACTGGTCCGCACAGGGGGGGGAGATTCACTAG
- the whiA gene encoding DNA-binding protein WhiA, with the protein MSEELSFSAMVKAELALLTPELPCCRRMELAGLVRALGRLELSGRGRFALTLSTDSAPVSRKVIRLLKSVSPVRYEVMVMRRRKLRKNLVYRVHIPHQPGVAELLQLAGFIDEAGRPADWVEPPELANDHCRRAFLRGTFLGSGWVAGPEKQHHLEITTTATEAADALGQMLFRGGIAARMVARRESLVLYIKEADQIIRFLGLVGAHQALLRYEEVRVIKEMKNQVNRQVNAEVANMTKQADAAARQVEAIKRLEAAGALERVSPPLRELAGLRLAYPDASLKELGELCRPPVSKSGAAHRMRQLMALAESLE; encoded by the coding sequence TTGTCTGAAGAACTCTCTTTCTCGGCGATGGTCAAGGCGGAGCTGGCGCTGCTGACGCCCGAGCTGCCGTGCTGCCGGCGGATGGAGCTGGCGGGACTGGTGCGGGCGTTGGGGCGCCTGGAACTGTCGGGGCGGGGGCGGTTCGCCCTCACCCTCTCCACCGACTCGGCCCCGGTGTCTCGCAAGGTGATCCGGCTGCTGAAGAGCGTCTCGCCGGTGCGGTACGAGGTCATGGTCATGCGGCGCCGCAAGTTACGCAAGAACCTCGTGTACCGGGTGCACATCCCGCACCAGCCCGGGGTCGCCGAGCTGCTGCAGCTGGCGGGCTTCATCGACGAGGCGGGGCGGCCCGCCGACTGGGTGGAGCCCCCGGAGTTGGCCAACGACCACTGTCGCCGCGCGTTTCTGCGGGGCACCTTCCTGGGCAGCGGCTGGGTGGCGGGTCCGGAAAAGCAGCACCACCTGGAGATCACCACGACGGCCACGGAGGCGGCGGACGCCCTGGGCCAGATGCTCTTCCGCGGCGGCATCGCGGCACGCATGGTCGCCCGCCGGGAGTCCCTGGTCCTGTACATCAAGGAGGCCGACCAGATCATCCGTTTTCTCGGGCTCGTCGGCGCGCACCAGGCCCTCCTGCGCTACGAAGAGGTGCGCGTCATCAAGGAGATGAAGAACCAGGTGAACCGCCAGGTCAACGCCGAGGTCGCCAATATGACCAAGCAGGCGGACGCGGCGGCCCGCCAGGTGGAGGCCATTAAACGGCTGGAGGCGGCCGGTGCCCTGGAGCGGGTCTCGCCGCCGCTGCGGGAGCTGGCGGGTCTCCGGCTGGCCTACCCTGACGCCAGCCTGAAGGAGCTGGGCGAGCTGTGCCGCCCGCCTGTCAGCAAGTCCGGTGCGGCGCACCGGATGCGCCAGCTCATGGCCCTGGCGGAGTCCCTGGAGTGA
- the rapZ gene encoding RNase adapter RapZ, with product MMDVDRSIRLVIVTGMSGAGKTQALKYLEDLGFFCVDNLPPSLMPKLAELFGQTEGKVSRLALGIDIRGGRFFHEILGALRQIAEIGVAYQILFMDASDEVLVRRYKETRRRHPLAAQGRVLDGIQRERRLLQELRGLATFIIDTTHMTPADLRKELNRRFGQDRESPHFHVNVVSFGFKHGAVLDADLVFDVRFLPNPHYVPDLQPLTGEDPAVVEYVMKWNVTQQFYRRLTGLIGFLLPHYVAEGKSLLTIAIGCTGGKHRSVCLANRLAHWIRERGYSVSVEHRDMPRPADRSDEEEQP from the coding sequence GTGATGGACGTGGATCGGTCCATACGGCTGGTGATCGTGACCGGGATGTCGGGCGCGGGGAAGACGCAGGCCCTCAAGTATCTGGAGGACCTGGGCTTCTTCTGCGTCGACAACCTGCCCCCGTCGCTCATGCCCAAGCTGGCCGAACTGTTCGGCCAGACCGAAGGCAAGGTCAGCCGGCTCGCGCTGGGGATCGACATCCGCGGCGGCCGGTTCTTCCATGAGATCCTCGGCGCCCTGCGCCAGATCGCCGAGATCGGCGTTGCCTACCAGATCCTGTTCATGGACGCCTCGGACGAGGTGCTGGTGCGCCGGTACAAGGAGACCCGGCGGCGCCACCCGCTGGCGGCCCAGGGCCGCGTGCTGGACGGGATCCAGCGGGAGCGGAGGCTCCTGCAGGAGCTGCGGGGCCTGGCCACCTTTATCATCGACACCACGCACATGACGCCGGCCGACCTGCGTAAGGAATTGAACAGGCGGTTCGGCCAGGACAGGGAGAGCCCGCACTTCCACGTGAACGTGGTCTCCTTCGGGTTCAAGCACGGTGCGGTGCTGGACGCCGACCTGGTGTTCGATGTGCGCTTCCTGCCCAACCCGCACTATGTGCCCGACCTGCAGCCGCTCACCGGCGAAGACCCCGCGGTCGTGGAGTACGTCATGAAGTGGAACGTCACGCAGCAGTTCTACCGGCGGCTGACCGGCCTCATCGGTTTCCTGCTGCCGCACTACGTGGCGGAGGGCAAGAGCCTGCTGACCATCGCCATCGGCTGCACCGGCGGGAAGCACCGCTCCGTCTGCCTGGCGAACCGGCTGGCACACTGGATCCGGGAGCGGGGCTACTCGGTGTCCGTGGAGCACCGGGACATGCCGCGCCCCGCTGACCGCTCAGACGAGGAGGAGCAGCCGTAA